Within the Siniperca chuatsi isolate FFG_IHB_CAS linkage group LG18, ASM2008510v1, whole genome shotgun sequence genome, the region GCGGGTAATTGGCCCACATGGGGGTCACATTATAGATCTATGCTGCTTGTGCAAACCTCCATTAAATAACATGCAACTAGCCATTTAATCAAATAGGAGAAAGTAAGACCTAACATCTTTTCATCTCATCGTCATGCACTGCCATGTGTTGACTTTTGAGAGAATAGTAGGCAGCATATATAGCTCATACTGTAGGTTGCATTTTGTATAAGGGTTTGCTGGCCAAGTAATTTAGCCTTTCTGGACTAATTACACTTGAGAAACAGCTTGTAAAGTGATAGCCAGTGGGTTGAGTCAACAGTGGAGAATCCTACACTGATAAGGCTCTCGGACAAGGAGGGTTATCAGACGAAGAtcttaatttgtgttttattcctGCTGTGGGTTGCATCATACTGATGTCAAAACAAGCCTGAATAAGAGTATAAACAGCTCCGATCCCAGAGTTCTCTCCACATTTCCCCTTCTCCCTTTGTTTATCTTCACCTCTGCTTCTCTGTGACATAGAGACCCATGACCTTTACCCATCTGCCAAAAGTCAGAAATCATGGGTTATGTTTTAGAGAAGGCAGTGTGAACTAGGTTGCAGGAATTTCCAAGGGAGAGGTTGGACAACATCAGAAAGTTGAAGCATCTAGTGAGAGTTCTGTGTTTATGTTCATTTTAACAGCAACAGTGGGCaggaatttattttgtttggatCAATGTGACACTGTATCATCTTCAACCACAAGTAAATGCGGCCAAGAACTAGATAAGGAATGGAACATTTGGACAAATGTTTGTCCCGCCACCTCATATTCTGTTTGGGCCGTGGTGACATCACTGATCTGCTTTGTAATCCAAGACTGTTAACAATGCACTAGTAGTGTAAACAACACTGTAGCTCCAAGAGGGGATGGGTCTTTTGATTTGCGCGTAATGTCAAAGAAAAATGGGGTTTTCTCTTACATTTTAAGACTAAAATCTGCAGGCAGCAGCTGCACCAGGAGATATTGTAGAATTCAGCCAACGAACATAATAACACACAAAGCAAACCAATATTGCATGTGGCGTTTAAtgacttttctttgtcaaaTCCCATTGGTGTGTTGGtgattattttaaacaaaacatgacTCTTTAGTATTGACTCTGCAAAATTATGACCCAATTTGCACCATGAATCACTCCATTTGCTGCCGCTGGTCCAGTCTGTCAGCAGGTGTACACTGTAACCACTCTACTTGTCAGCTGACATACAATAGGAGGTGTCTATATCAAAGGGCAGGTGTGTCCAAACAGATTGGCCCAGGCTCACCTGATATATGAGCGGCGGCCCAATCAGCTGCGGAGCGCAGGCGGATCAGATGGCCTGTGCCAGGAACAGGTAAGAGAGGAGAGATAGGTGACACCGCATTAGAGTGGCCGCGTCAACCACAACACCACCTGCCAGACATCGCACCCCGCCACCCTGACTTgttgacacacaaacaacatgacaacacacatccatccacgcacacacacgcacacactgatGCGCACAGGTAATGTAATTCGAGTTGGGCTAAAAGTTTCATTTAAGAACAACTTCATGATATTCATACATAGTTCAATGTTGCCAGATCTGCAGGCGTTGGAGTAGGAGAGACGTTACTCCATAATAGAATCAACATGTAACACAGGACGGTCCAAGACTTTCAGTCGGTCCTCATCGCTCCTCGCAGCAGATGGTGGAGAGCTGTTCTGGTGTATGTTTTGAGTTTCAAGCAGACTACAGTCTGCTTCATCTAATTGACTCAGAGCGTATGATTTCCTTTTATTTGGCCTTTGAAGTCTCGACATTCTAAAATTACATCCATGAAAGActtaaatgactgaaaaacaaCGTCTCTCTTAGTGGTGTAATTGGTCTGTGCCTACTGTATCAATACAGGCAATCGCCATATGAAAGCAAACTGAGTTAACTTAAGCTGTATAGCTGAACAACCTTTAACCACTCAGGTTCTCAAGAGATTAAAACCTAATGTAAGCAGCATACCGGCCATTATGTTGTTAATGCAAAATCAAGCCTGCCTGCATCCCATCATAGAGATATACAAATGTTCTCCTTCTCTGACTACAACAATTCTCAAAATGGAATTGACAACACCCTCTGACCTTCAGCCTCATCCCCCAACAGCCATGTTTGAAGGAGTTACAGCAGGGCACCTGCACGTCCATATGAACAACTCTGGACTGCTATCTGCATTCCTGCGCCTGAGAGTAATCTATAAATCAGCATGCACCGTTTCTAATCTGCACATTTCTCAGTATTTATGGAcattgtctgcatttgtgtcAGCACATATTTTAGGACACTTTAACGTGCATATGCTGGCTGACCATAGGCATGTACAGTCAACAACAATGTGCATCATTCTTTTCTGCACAAATGTCTCAGTCTGGATGGTTTGTTGAAATGATTTGGTAGTAGTGCATTTATTAAATTCTTCTGTTACATACATATCTGTATTTGTGCATATAAAGGAATACTtcgacatttttggaaatgcgcttattcgctttctgttTTAGATTTAAgatgagttagatgagaagatcaatctCATATCTGTCATATGaggctacagctagcagcctgttagcttagcttagcataaagactgaaagcagtcTGAGCGGTTTCCAGGCAAGCAGAGGAGACTCCAGAAAGTTACTGCTCAGAGCCAAGTAAGATCCGGCACATAATCTCCTGTAAAAGGGCGAATTGTCGTTTTACAGTCacatcagtttttgtacggattaaacaaacaagatataacatgttatttagtgatctttagaggtggtagtaggcggattttgttactaTCGGACAGAGCccggctagctgtttccccctgattccagtctttgtcctaagctaagctaacttatATATAACAGATAGATAAGAGTGGTATCACTCTTCTCATTTAActgtcagcaagaaagcaaataagcgtatttcccaaaatgtcgaactattcctttaagtaaatACTGCTtatgtgttatatttttgtataccatttttccattaatttattatttgtctCATCTAACATGATGTGATTTTGCACACCATCATAAAGATAATTTCTTACTTGGATGCATTCATATGTTCTTTTGCTGAAATTTCTGGTTGTGCAATGTTTTCACCCCCCTCCATGTAGTTTTATTATGTTTGAttagttttttcccccacagggatattgaaagttttattttatctgctCATCTAGTCTTTGAAAGCAGTAAATCATTGTTGAGTATTGTTGAGGCGATATTTTGTAAAGCTACTCTTTAGTGTCCATGTCAgtgataaaattattattttaataccAGCTGTATGAGTGAATCTGTTCCTTCTGTATTTTTCAGATGTCATCGCAGGTCCCTATCCAGAGCAGTTTGATGATGTAATGGATTTTATCGAGGCTACCATTGGCAGACTCCGGAGATCGTCAGAGCCCAGCGGGGGTTTAAGGGGACggagggaacagagagagaggggagcagCAAACACAGGAGGCACAAGAGGCGAGAGGAGAGGACATGGCGACAGGAGGCGGGGTCGGGGGCGAGGGGGAAGTCGAGGTGGTAAAGGAGGGCGAGGTgagaaggggagggagaggataTCGGTGCAGACTCGAGGCTGCTTGCTTAAGGAGGTCCACCTCAATGTGACGGACTTGGGGCTGGGCTACCAGACTAAAGAGGAGCTGATCTTCCGGTATTGCAGCGGCCCTTGCGTAGAGGCGGAGACCAACTATGACAAGATCCTCAACAACCTCACACACAACAAGAAGCTGGACAAGGACACACCCTCTCGCACCTGCTGTCGACCAATCGCTTTCGATGATGACTTATCTTTCTTGGACGACAATGTAGTGTATCACACGCTGAAAAAGCATTCTGCCAGGAAGTGTGGCTGTGTCTGAGGAAGTCACATGGATGTGACAAAATGACAGACATTTCCAGCATCAGTGAATTAAGGATCACTTTTACAAGCTGGTGCTGCAAAGAGAGGGATCACTGTTGGAAATGGGCATACGAGGTCAAAGAGGGAGTGtattgtctcttttttttccctcagtaGTCATCAAAGGAGACACAGGTGAGTATATAAAGGCCACCTCTGTGACCTGAAAGACGATGGAACAGCCGTTAAAAAGGCAAACCGTTCATTTAACTTTGACAGTCCATGCTCAGTCCTTCAGAACCCCTGAAGAAACATGCAGAAATGTATGAGGTGTGTACCAATTTCCAGAAGAGATGATACTGTTACACTTCCAGATTTGCTAACTGTGCTGTCTAAAAAGGTGAGAGTGAAGAAAATGTCTGACTAAGTTGGCTTGTTTTACTAGAAGAATTCATTTTCCCAGGAACCTCAGTTTTTGTCAGCTGGCTCCTAACACTCCAAATGAACTCAGAGATTTGAGGAGTATATTCAGCTGCAGTCTAAATCACTTCCACTGCATAGTCTGGATGTTGACATTTACATTCAGAGCCAAGGGATGACAAATACCACACCGGAGTTCAGCAAAGACGTTTTGGTGCAACGCATCTACATAAAATgcaatcatatatatatataatacatgtgtgtgtaagaggTATATTTATTAAGATGGAATTAacttattgttatttatttcaatCCATTTTATGAAAGAAATTGtcgtttttcttatttatttaaaagcttTGTTTGTTCTGGATGGTGCCAAAGTGGAGCATTTTTCTCAAGCAAAATCTAAAAAGGTGATCCAGAACTGCTAAACACTCACCCACACATCCTAATAATGCTTATTCACTTCACTTAGATTCCAGGGTTTCTCAATTCATGAGTCCAAAAGATCATCGTTAGCTATCAAGTTACGGGAGGGTAggaagagacacagaggagggGACCAATAGAAGATTTTCGATTGAATTGATCTGTTGTTTTGGAGCATTTTGGGGGACGGCAgggtagattttttttgttggacATTTCACCTCATTTTCCCCAATGTGGTCAAGGGGGACTTCAGATGTTGCTCTCTCCTCACAGCACCTGGGTATAGACTCCTAATGAAACTATCACGTCATTATACTGTATTGTTTACAAGAAGGCAAATGACTCtttgctgctgtttattttcaaggcatttttcaaattaataatCCAGAATAGATTTAATGTCACTCCAAACAGGAGCCATCACATCTTTTAATTGAAATCTGAAAACAACATGAGAGTAGTGGTCTCTCTGAGGATCTGTAGGTGCCTTTGAAGATCCATCCTTTAAGTCACAGAGTACAGAAGCTGCTAGAATGCCTGCCTATCAGCATACGTTACCCGAAACCTCACTCTGGCCTTGCACCAAGTCTGAGCAAAGGCTTTGCAGCGGTTACTGTCCCAATAGGCTTTAAAGTTCACAGGACtgcctgtgtttctgtctcGACTGTGACAGACAGGTCTTACTCCCTGAAAGAGGATTTGAAAGTGATCCTCTAACATGAGTCTTAACCAAATATCCCCATTGGCAAAGGCATTTTGGTAAAGGCAGTTTAAGGAAGTTCTAGCTACTGTAGCGGCTGTCATCGCCAACCGATGTAAATATCTAAAGACACGACGTTTCGACAAAAGAATATGTTTTGGACTGACAGAAGTAAGACAATGGGTAGGCTCAACATGCTTTCTACATGCAATAACTTGTTCAGCCAAGTTTATTCCCAAACTATACAGAAATATACATCCAGGAAAACAGGAGGATCTTTAAAAGCATGTTGCTGTGCCCATAGAGACCCTGCGAGGGGATCGTTTTAAGTGGAACAAAGAGGGGTAGGTCTTGATGTTAGCACGGATTAGGGACCAAGGTATCTGTGCCCACCCAACAGCAAGCAAGCCAGCTTTACTGTGTAATCCCCCTGCACACAGAACAAATCCACTGCATCAAGCTGAATTTAGGCCAAACActacacagagaggaaaaaaaaaaactctagcCTTTATCACAGCATACCTCATCAATTGGATCATCTTCCCCTTTAACAACTGATTCGTGCGTAAGCCTTTCCAGATGAGAATGTGCAGTTAGGAGACTTCCCAGAAGCCTCAGAGCTCCTTGCTACTCTTCGATACCATACATTAGAGTGTGTAAACTGTGACCACTAGCCCTCTCATCTTCGTGACTGTTTGCTCTACTGTTCCTTGGCGATTAGTCCTCTGGTTTTGATGCAAAGGTAAACAAGCAAAAGGTTAAGATGCGAAGGAATCCTCAGTGTTAATATTTGAAGAAAGGATTGGATTTGTTTTCACTCCTTATTGTGTTAACACCTCTGTGAAAAACCTGTCATGTCGTTTCACTTGTTTCATGTTACAGAACCAAAGCTCTCGgcaaactttatttttgtacaatatTAATTTTATAACTTTTTACAGAATTAAACTTGTTTCTATCAAATGAGCTTGTCTCCTTGGTCTTCTGCCATGTACAATACCACACCGGTGCCAGATGGTGCTAATTTGCCTGGGATATATGTTTACACAAGCATCATGTAAAATTGAGGATGAAAATTTGTAGAATTGTGGGGATGGTTTGAAAGATGGCCTCTACAGCGTGGCGTCCTTCCTGTTCTGCATTCCTGAACACTAGCCAAGGGTCGTACAGTAAACAAAAGCTAGCCATAAAGCGCCACTGAGCTGTAAATCAAGGCGCTCAAGAATGTTTCCACTGTGCAAAGAAGATATGTAAATGCTTATGAGTAAATGGCAGCAGTACAGACAGTGAGTCATTAAGCAGGGGCTCAAGGTCTGTATACAATGTATAGCATTACaggtatatgtaattttattttttaaatcaaagctgtttaaatgctgtttttttttcttcaaaaatatGCCATGTCTCTTCAGTGCTGAGGTGTAATAATTCAAGCTCTCTTATCAATAattctatattaacaatggataaaataaccatGTGTACATAAAAGGGGtggctcatagtgacaaacttaatgatcacccaactctgcagctctcctcagctctatggagtgtttcagcatctttcaccttattgttttggttttacagcccacgactttaatgttttggttcagtttcacaGTTCTTCTCAGCATCCTTTCAAGacgtaggcagctgttttcagctctaaaaTCCCTACTGCACGCTACCTGCCCTGCACCAACAGGCAGACAAcgttagctggtgaacataatcaagtcaaatttatttctatagcacatttaaaacatcatgagctgaccaaagtgctttacaatacatatgcaaaaaaaacagagcaacaatcaacatagtggaacatttagcagctgaagagccaaaAATTTCGCTCAGGAGTtgatagagaccaaaaacagagctatgagagagtgaatattggaccgGGTGACCAGAAACATAACTCCAAATGAAGGAtgatgttgctccgtaactgctggatgtgtaaataagcaactgtttgctaacaagtacGCTACATCAACTTAAAGGTGATgataaatgttgtgttcacaacttgtttttgcTGAACCCTAGTggcgaaaaaaaaaaaatctgttattgcaggtttaacctattttactgtacatcttctgtaggaaccaatgggcttgtgactgagagccacagacaggggaAGGGAAATTTTAAAGTAAGTAAGAAAATGcttcttttgtaatttggatgaactgaccctttaacagGTCTGTATCTTACAATGCCTGTACCTGGAGGCTATGGTTTCAGGTCCACACACAGGTTCTCCTTTCCACTTGCCAACTGGGTCATCACATGGTGATGGAGTGACCGTCCCGCTTGAATCACACAGTACTCCTCACCtcctgctgctggctgaggaCTCAAAAAGAGCTTGGCATCATCCTCTCCCTTCTCAGCTCTCCTCTGTAGTTGCTCTTATAAACTTCTCTCATTGTTTTAGTCCTTCCATATTTCATGTCCTGGTATGTCTTTGTCTCCTATTCATTTTATGGCCACAGAAAGTTTGCAAGGACACTTCGATTCTAACTGGTTGGTAAGGAATTTAAGATTGCTCTACAGTTGCACCCAGTGGAAGTCACTGAGTATGGAGTGTGAAGACTTTCCATGTCTTTATGATATAAGATAACATCAGATATCAGTGGAGGCATGTTATTGAGCAACTGGAAAACAGCAAATGTATTATCAAAACCTGCGTGTCATCGTGCCAGTGAAATTCAAAATGTATACAACAGAATGAACCATGTGACTCAAATTTCACATTACAAACTAGTTGTACTTGAAAAACAAGAGCACTCACATTAGTTTGTTTCTGTAGGCAGAGGTTGCATTCCAGAGAGATGTATAAAGGAACACAAACATGGGTTTCATTAGATCTGTATGTTGTGGTTTTCTCTGTCAGCTGAAATAGTTTGAAACTGTACAGGTCATTCAAGGGATTcaaagagaaaatggaaaagtgGCTGTGTTATAGGTGTGCTATGCATTACAGTTATTTCcagattatttgtttttgcaaagaCAATGcaacaaacacatactgtatgtttgtagcCACAACTTTTATCTTAAAAAATTAGGCGCGAAAGCAATTGGAGCCCCTAGAAATATCACACAATTTTGTACTGGAGCTTGAGTTCATTATTCACCTTGAGAATAGTTTGTTTGAGAAAATGATCTTAACTCAAGGTTTCATCTCACACTCTTCCTCAGCAAGGTGAAGTTGTCAACTGAGCAAACATCAGTTTGCTGACAAAGACCgggagatgtggttgaaagctacGTAAAAAGCTAGTAAGGGGATcctgatattattattttgaattagatttttagatttgataaattttaatcattttttatttatttatcaatattAGAAATTGCAGCACTTGCAGTAATTTAATAATTGTGCGAAAAGTAGCCTGTAAACTATTTAAAGCAGTGAGGACTGggtgtactgtatatctgcagGTTTGAGCCAGTGCCTCACAAAAAAAGATATCTGGCAGAAGAATTCCTTTGATCAGCTGGTAAAAACAGATCTGTCACTGCACTTTGGATAAAATATATCACCATTTGACAAGAGAATACAAATTCCTTTATTTAGGTTTCGAGGTGAAACAGTAtgtagaaaaaaagtttttattttggcTGGAATTGTTTTGTACTTTGCAATTTACTTTTTACAAACTAACAAACTGTTCTTCATAGTTGATGAACAGAACCAGACCACAAAATCTGGAGCCGATTTATGAGGCATTAGCAAACTCTGGAGATGTGGGAGGAGAGGACAAtagaaatgatgaaaataaaatcaatatcaTCCAATATAAAAAGCCAAGTTCTTTCAGAGGTTGATATATTGCAATGAGAGGAACATAAACCtgtataaaattatattttgcttGCACAGTGAAAATGCCATTTATGTGCTACCCCTTAACACAGAAGCACGCACATAAATATTCGCTTAAAGCATTAcaggagggaggacagaggcTGCACAATTTAGTAATTTAACTGATGCTCCTATGCACAGTTTCTGACAGTAACTCAGTGTTCTGGGATTGATCCTGAGACCTTGTGGTTACGGTGCTGTATATCCAACCACAAGCCCACCCTGTCAGCCATCCTATATAAAATGAGCTGCTGTTGAAGAGCTTCAGATCTTGCGTTTCTTCCACTCTGGTTCCTTGTCagcctcctcgtcctcctctgaTTCCTCTGCAAACACAGGCTCTGGCTGGGTCCTAAAGGGATTCACAAAAAGGGGGTAAGGTTTCCCCCCCCAGACAAATTCAAAGCAAAGCAATGAACTGCAAATTAAAGATAACAGTCAGATGACAAAGCTATAAAGACAGGAATGCTTTATTAGAATAGAATATTAGAATTTTAGTGCTTCGGACAAATGATTTCTTCTATACGGGCCAACTGAGGCTTAGTTCAAATTCAGGCTGCAGACGGTATAGTTACAGGGTGCAGAGGACAGTAACTCAGACCAAATCTAGACCTGCCTTCACAGGGCTGCTCCTCAGCAGAATTAACTTGATGTTTAATGTAACTCCCAGCCAAGCAAAGAGAGCTGTAATAGTGACTATTAGCCTGCTGCTTGAGAGAGCTCTATAACCAGGCTAAAATTGTGTACTTAATCAGATTTATCTACTATAATGTACATCActagtatattatatttaactATAGATCGTTTTCTTGCAGTATGTGAAAGACTGTTTGATTTGGCTCACAGATTTGTTCCACGTTTACATAGCTGTCTGAGTCTGATAGTGATCTAAAGCTGTCCATTACTCTCCTACTTGCAGTTTGAAGTGTCTACCTGTAAAACTGTACAACTCTTTAAACATTTATGTCACACCAGTGGGAGGAAACCCAAGTACCATCACTACAGCATACGCAACACGCCCAGTACTCATCTTACACTGTCTGCTAATGAGAGAAGATGATTGAGTGAGGAAAAGACAAACCGTAAGATGGACAGGGAGTCTGTAAATGATTCATATATTTACAAACAAatatgaggttttcttactgtGTGTATGCCGGGGCAACCCAGTAAGGGTTATCTGAAGCTTCCTTGGCATGACGTAAGATGGCCTCTCGTGGGTTACTGTCATCTGTTTTATCTAAAGCAATGTTCTTCACAATGAATGAAGACAGAGTGCCACCATGAGCTGCTACTCTCCCTCCACGACCTGTCAGGACACATGATTACTGGATTAGATACAGTTTATGTacataaaaacctttttaatgtTGGATGACAGAATTGTTCT harbors:
- the gdnfa gene encoding glial cell line-derived neurotrophic factor isoform X1; translation: MCVRMLTEGNTATGMGLPNGGTVQSSKGITGPQTMADSVQLHITPQLLQGIYTLINQVQNNTAQADRVETHDRTGNMMTHQRPAFFIGTESKMKLWDVLATCLLLLSSVATRPLYQNTQPAKRAYFPSSYSDSVSLSVEDEEPAFQRENHNLQEISMEDQYVIAGPYPEQFDDVMDFIEATIGRLRRSSEPSGGLRGRREQRERGAANTGGTRGERRGHGDRRRGRGRGGSRGGKGGRGEKGRERISVQTRGCLLKEVHLNVTDLGLGYQTKEELIFRYCSGPCVEAETNYDKILNNLTHNKKLDKDTPSRTCCRPIAFDDDLSFLDDNVVYHTLKKHSARKCGCV
- the gdnfa gene encoding glial cell line-derived neurotrophic factor isoform X2; the encoded protein is MKLWDVLATCLLLLSSVATRPLYQNTQPAKRAYFPSSYSDSVSLSVEDEEPAFQRENHNLQEISMEDQYVIAGPYPEQFDDVMDFIEATIGRLRRSSEPSGGLRGRREQRERGAANTGGTRGERRGHGDRRRGRGRGGSRGGKGGRGEKGRERISVQTRGCLLKEVHLNVTDLGLGYQTKEELIFRYCSGPCVEAETNYDKILNNLTHNKKLDKDTPSRTCCRPIAFDDDLSFLDDNVVYHTLKKHSARKCGCV